Proteins encoded by one window of Cloeon dipterum chromosome 2, ieCloDipt1.1, whole genome shotgun sequence:
- the LOC135937842 gene encoding uncharacterized protein LOC135937842 isoform X2: protein MREKNCKAISLIGLLVIGVCVFASANAEADCETGFVACRLGVPECVKSTQIKDGIFDCSDGSDEGCKEGSFVCKNKKECIDRSKVQDGVPDCKDGSDEVCEPLQHRCVCPPFRCVEPENVKDGINDCEDGSDEVDLTLDDCKKKVNGSTTIKRQKRRASDIGFVPEEARMNLATRVMSNGVEVIVADRFSNQGENLRIAPTSVIATIASPSTITEEMLSKMPAGEQAFFLSSIRSQSAHLLVFEQPTTYVYVRSKVKNGKTTTITTEDLIINTITKATHDISATPTINKVQSTVYENFENAVYETKALPTTYTYFNTIVDEDVPIVVTSKQTIANTVTKLLDTTELQPSEQMYDTNTYFSTHTFTKTLENDDKLVTTKQKNIVTQVIVTEAPYFIAQSFKSQKVNPTATTDIVKTYFVTYTYLNTYLENGSTVIKTNIATSSDVVTEKFYRNQVRATLPESIKITAEIGIAPSATVVPDAIKVYATKTYLTTFTYFTTFLEGDKTVTSSSSRVTYSVQTEPITAGLDSAYLDSIRSSFAAQSSNKPIITTVMLAGEALEITAINPNTAKQTIITSTTPVESSVEHIVTASTLNFIEDVKIKPTASVYEKLTSIKPAPIQNTDTPEYLLSNLDNIASSSKTNQLLSTISVPTLNSEDEATATVKPSKKRKPKPSKKKPSNDKDKLEEENSDGEDYDFEQDLKVAAADLTNAESQVSPDFGVNNLLTIGQNSINAINALKPVFSAVAGLISNNFAKKADTPPPQSPPNQSPNVHNIHNQGHPLFNEYVQAKHPNKPAVAANPIYIPVRGLPNVNSHLASEKHIPGTAESVSPNLPLEDNDKASSAWIDSLPIQGVVAERIPLMERPVQSQIVLGKHQQPLESPIIQDGIPIQPGQIITANSDVIVGRPSVLGQRPRLPIAPPNQHQHQPPRLNRRPNRPELSVVHNDAQQIVHHKQVILPQHSPAKQPPSNVAIGMKPPPPQATFLGNKNRIRPNHPPTPDLPFDRPQILVHPSNVKNAIDRATMGLTQAHIVRPSRPLVIDGGPTYYPGDSNEPIISEPIPLPEPGFIAGTSIGLAGHDSYNSDNEGHIIRGTIGEPPARPQQLGFDESVLNPQLPGAIVLDNPETMPILQPGSKVNVPVTVGGHIFPPDFRDQKRPAPPQRVHDGRPPPFRQPQDTVWPGQVQHHILDSRPGQNIHHIPIGARPVKVAPNIPTHHGIGIDHKPHEQRQPDHRQPDHRQPDHRQPDHRQPDHRQPDHRQPDHRQPDHRQPDHRQPDHRQPDHRQPDHRQPEHRQPEHRPHGNHHIKPNFNDQTPIDMLPPPEPPRHYPENPQIIVHGQNAGQLQVISVEPHIHTQKQNDHQTEDIIFNPNGNDWDNSNEPVGSEGEEDGEVIQETENRPLLPNVLPADTISNKPVRVETNSESVGFPREPINKKPFEPESVHIETVRPGIVDDVINTGPNYNIGHNIDSVIKTRSTPRPFIFGNRMPSTEMKPPAPTENADVHAVQNNIDKKRPIITGNSQNPRFPVVDTKLQDNQNKHPYEYERPGIFQPHLPPSSARPPSSTSRPNDVASPPLTSANPPSSSPRPVHSSKRPPAFSVRPIIPNVPSTSLRPPFIKDSVSSGSSLAVPPIQSFENLTETRIPPRQRPPPPGRPIATRPTRLPTRPIPEEILQPPAPPAYTSEIESSIIEPEVVITTVTTESQEYSDDYDEESIFINPTKTVTVFETITSTRPQRVRTSVRTKIRPTSVDLLPSTTINQFEEHKNTVTETATNILAAGIFNNRPRVSSKPYSNIVRNTSDRIVIKPVTSVITMPSKPSTRYITQTETLTITATETTVISSRGQPYTRTVIVTQTEAPRTVVSTIVGTITEIHTIDPSTYTTTISATIATKHVEVTTTVYQPPYDSYPSFTIRPIGDVAPIPTHVDDDEAVLTIDEGDNEVNKAVAPVVVDSDFIDKESKACEPECKVTKNEMCKVYDGAHRCVCRPGFARTFFDRPCTPTYTYQMKMLLDNIQGRQISFKPSLEDEESNDFKILSNDAKDGVRRTAMRSDLRDIFQGTTVTGFEPANVDSEADGVMVKFYVQLSENIDEAELEDKFKQSLRNTNFSLGGTEMFAARETRLATSDFDECSSDQFNDCSKDAECFNFKGTYTCSCKEGFTDLSPSTKYPGRECTSDLLGCTKCNYHGTCLPSRPGDSRVYCDCFHWYAGDTCFINLKVLLIALLTLGAVMLLVLVMCSVLTCMRKKQPQAPGNQRASGFMRYRGNAGQMRGTLDKTAMIQDTSSESSVDGNAMQYVANSMRPSGSRGPKGEAGVPPSEGSYVMEKDRSLTVMIPRAKYRPVQSTSVLSTFAPPAAGASEQKLLNYLEGGSQEKKQRKGSGSTERSRKQSAGALVSAGFEVSAHVSRQNDQMTLVSQRSGRTTLRTANSDIEMVAHRSDQMAAVVADYRRTTAPTPPPMPPVTMSEARSYDETLVQPAMRSRHGCSTYGSKPGSSRHDEGQTMAERDIGSTFMMPQSHLYKPARRDGSEASNFDSL from the exons CCGATTGTGAGACGGGATTCGTCGCATGTAGGTTGGGCGTGCCTGAATGTGTGAAGTCGACTCAAATAAAGGACGGAATCTTTGACTGCAGCGATGGCAGCGATGAAG gttgCAAGGAAGGaagttttgtttgcaaaaacaaaaaggagTGCATAGACCGCAGTAAAGTGCAAGACGGGGTTCCCGACTGCAAGGATGGCTCTGACGAAG TTTGCGAGCCACTCCAGCACCGCTGCGTTTGTCCTCCCTTCAGATGCGTTGAACCTGAAAACGTGAAAGATGGGATCAACGATTGTGAAGATGGTTCAGATGAAG ttgATTTAACGCTTGATGACTGCAAGAAGAAAGTCAATGGAAGCACAACGATCAAAAGACAGAAACGGAGAGCTTCAG ATATTGGATTTGTCCCAGAAGAAGCAAGAATGAATCTAGCCACACGAGTCATGAGCAATGGTGTAGAAGTTATTGTAGCAGACAGATTTAGCAATCaaggagaaaatttaagaattgcACCAACATCTGTTATTGCGACAATAGCATCGCCAAGTACAATTACAGAGGAAATGCTGAGTAAGATGCCTGCCGGAGAACAA gcattttttctttcttcaatCAGGTCCCAAAGCGCTCATCTCCTCGTGTTTGAACAACCCACAACGTATGTCTACGTTAGAAGCAaggttaaaaatggaaaaacaaCTACAATCACAACCGAAGACCTGATAATCAATACGATAACCAAGGCCACCCATGATATATCTGCAACACCAACCATAAACAAAGTACAGTCAACGGTGTacgaaaactttgaaaatgcaGTTTACGAAACGAAGGCGTTGCCAACAACTTACACATACTTCAATACTATTGTGGATGAAGATGTACCAATCGTCGTGACATCAAAGCAAACTATTGCCAACACTGTAACAAAATTGCTAGACACGACTGAACTTCAGCCATCTGAGCAAATGTATGATACCAATACCTATTTCAGCACACACACTTTTACAAAAACATTGGAAAACGATGATAAATTGGTAACaactaaacaaaaaaatattgttactCAAGTGATTGTTACCGAGGCTCCTTATTTCATCGCACAGtcatttaaatcacaaaaagtaAATCCAACCGCTACAACAGACATAGTTAAAACATACTTTGTCACCTACACATACTTGAACACATACTTGGAAAATGGAAGTACCGTGATCAAAACAAACATCGCTACCTCTTCAGATGTAGTTACAGAGAAGTTCTACAGGAATCAGGTGCGTGCTACTCTCCCAGAATCTATCAAAATTACAGCAGAAATCGGAATTGCTCCGTCTGCGACAGTTGTTCCTGATGCGATCAAAGTTTATGCCACCAAAACTTATCTTACTACTTTCACATACTTCACAACCTTCTTGGAAGGTGACAAAACTGTCACAAGCTCAAGTTCGAGAGTAACATATAGTGTGCAAACCGAACCAATAACTGCGGGTTTGGATTCAGCATACCTCGATTCAATCAGAAGCTCTTTTGCAGCTCAGAGCTCAAACAAACCAATAATTACAACTGTTATGCTTGCTGGAGAAGCTCTTGAAATAACAGCAATCAATCCGAACACAGCTAAGCAGACAATAATAACTTCCACCACGCCAGTAGAATCCTCTGTTGAGCATATTGTTACTGCTTccactttgaattttattgaggATGTCAAAATCAAACCAACAGCTTCGGTTTACGAAAAACTGACGTCAATCAAGCCCGCTCCAATACAAAATACTGATACCCCAGAATATTTACTAAGCAACCTGGATAATATTGCAAGCTCTTCGAAAACCAACCAGCTGTTATCGACGATATCTGTTCCAACTTTGAACAGCGAAGACGAGGCAACAGCTACAGTCAAACCTTCCAAAAAGAGAAAGCCAAAACCATCAAAGAAGAAACCATCAAACGATAAGGATAAATTGGAAGAAGAAAACTCTGATGGTGAAGACTACGACTTTGAACAAGACTTGAAAGTTGCAGCAGCAGATTTAACAAATGCAGAGTCTCAAGTTTCTCCAGATTTTGGagtaaataatcttttgaCTATAGGACAAAATAGCATAAATGCAATTAATGCACTGAAGCCCGTTTTCAGCGCTGTGGCTGGTttgatttcaaacaatttcGCGAAAAAAGCAGATACGCCTCCTCCACAATCGCCACCAAATCAATCACCAAATGTTCACAACATACATAATCAAGGACACCCATTGTTTAATGAATATGTTCAAGCCAAACACCCAAACAAACCTGCAGTTGCTGCAAATCCAATTTATATTCCAGTCCGCGGTTTGCCTAATGTTAACAGTCATTTGGCCTCAGAGAAGCACATTCCTGGAACCGCAGAGAGTGTGAGCCCTAATTTGCCACTAGAAGACAACGACAAAGCTAGTAGTGCTTGGATTGATAGTTTGCCAATTCAAGGGGTTGTGGCTGAAAGAATACCGTTAATGGAGCGGCCAGTACAATCTCAAATCGTTCTTGGAAAGCATCAGCAGCCCTTGGAAAGCCCCATAATTCAAGATGGTATTCCGATTCAACCTGGCCAAATTATAACAGCTAACTCGGATGTAATTGTTGGAAGGCCATCTGTATTGGGTCAAAGACCACGGTTACCGATTGCACCACCCAATCAACACCAACATCAGCCACCACGTCTCAACAGGCGTCCAAACAGACCAGAATTGAGCGTTGTTCACAATGACGCACAGCAAATTGTTCATCACAAGCAAGTTATTCTACCACAACATTCTCCTGCCAAACAACCTCCTTCAAATGTTGCCATTGGAATGAAGCCACCACCACCTCAAGCTACATTTCTAGGAAACAAGAATCGGATTCGTCCAAATCATCCCCCTACACCTGATCTTCCATTTGACAGGCCTCAAATTCTGGTGCACCCATcgaatgtaaaaaatgcaattgacAGAGCAACGATGGGACTAACTCAGGCTCATATCGTCCGACCATCAAGGCCATTAGTAATTGACGGAGGACCAACGTACTATCCTGGAGATTCTAATGAACCAATAATTAGTGAGCCTATACCTCTACCAGAGCCTGGATTTATTGCTGGAACTAGCATAG GTCTAGCAGGTCACGACTCTTATAATAGCGATAACGAAGGTCACATTATTCGGGGAACAATCGGCGAACCCCCTGCTAGGCCACAGCAGTTGGGCTTTGACGAGTCTGTATTGAATCCTCAGCTCCCTGGCGCCATTGTTCTTGACAATCCAGAAACCATGCCAATTCTTCAACCTGGATCAAAGGTTAACGTGCCGGTTACAGTCGGTGGACATATTTTTCCGCCTGATTTCCGGGATCAAAAACGTCCAGCACCCCCACAAAGGGTTCATGATGGAAGACCACCACCATTCCGTCAACCACAAGATACAGTATGGCCTGGTCAAGTGCAGCATCACATTCTGGACTCTCGACCGGGACAAAATATACATCACATTCCGATCGGTGCTAGGCCTGTGAAAGTTGCTCCAAATATTCCCACTCACCATGGAATTGGTATTGATCACAAACCACATGAACAAAGGCAACCAGATCATAGACAACCGGATCATAGGCAACCGGATCACAGGCAACCGGATCACAGGCAACCGGACCACAGGCAACCGGACCACAGGCAACCGGATCACAGGCAACCGGACCACAGGCAACCGGATCACAGGCAACCGGATCACAGGCAACCGGATCACAGGCAACCAGATCACAGGCAACCGGAGCATAGACAACCAGAGCACAGACCTCACGGAAATCATCAcattaaaccaaatttcaatGATCAAACACCGATTGATATGCTTCCTCCACCCGAGCCACCTAGACACTACCCAGAGAATCCACAAATTATTGTTCATGGTCAAAATGCAGGCCAATTGCAAGTGATAAGCGTAGAAccacacatacatacacagAAACAAAATGATCATCAGACTGAAGATATCATATTCAACCCGAATGGCAATGATTGGGATAATTCGAACGAACCAGTTGGTTCAGAGGGCGAGGAAGATGGTGAGGTAATTCAGGAGACGGAAAATCGGCCATTGCTTCCTAACGTACTGCCAGCTGACACGATTTCTAACAAACCAGTGAGGGTTGAAACAAACTCCGAGAGCGTAGGTTTCCCAAGGGAACCGATAAACAAGAAACCATTTGAACCAGAAAGTGTACATATAGAAACAGTACGACCCGGCATTGTTGATGACGTTATTAACACAGGCCCTAACTACAACATAGGTCATAATATTGACTCAGTTATCAAGACTAGAAGCACGCCTAGGCCATTTATCTTTGGCAATAGAATGCCTTCAACTGAAATGAAACCACCAGCACCAACAGAAAACGCAGATGTTCATGCTGTGCAAaacaatattgacaaaaagaGACCAATAATTACTGGAAATTCGCAAAACCCTCGATTCCCAGTTGTTGATACAAAACTGCAAGATAATCAGAACAAGCACCCATACGAGTACGAGCGGCCAGGAATATTCCAACCTCATTTGCCTCCATCGTCTGCAAGACCTCCGTCTTCAACTTCAAGACCAAATGATGTCGCGAGTCCACCATTAACTTCAGCCAATCCACCCTCATCATCTCCTAGACCTGTGCATTCATCTAAGAGACCACCTGCTTTCTCTGTTAGACCAATTATACCAAATGTACCTTCAACATCATTGCGACCACCGTTTATCAAGGACAGTGTTTCAAGTGGATCATCTCTCGCAGTTCCACCAATTCAATCATTCGAAAATTTGACTGAAACCAGAATACCACCAAGGCAGCGCCCACCACCACCTGGTAGGCCAATTGCGACAAGACCTACCAGATTGCCCACGAGGCCAATTCCTGAAGAAATCCTTCAGCCTCCTGCTCCACCTGCGTACACATCAGAAATTGAGTCTTCCATTATTGAACCTGAAGTTGTCATTACAACAGTTACAACTGAGAGCCAAGAATACTCTGATGACTATGACGAAGAGAGTATTTTCATTAACCCGACGAAAACGGTGACAGTTTTTGAAACTATTACTTCGACCAGACCTCAGAGAGTTAGAACTTCAGTCAGAACCAAGATTCGCCCAACTAGTGTTGACCTTTTGCCAAGCACCACTATCAACCAGTTTGAAGAACACAAAAATACAGTTACAGAAACGGCAACAAATATTCTTGCTGCAGGAATATTCAACAACAGACCAAGAGTTTCAAGTAAGCCATACTCCAACATTGTACGCAACACTTCAGATCGCATAGTCATCAAACCAGTCACTTCAGTTATCACAATGCCCTCAAAGCCATCCACTAGATATATTACTCAAACAGAAACTCTGACGATTACTGCGACAGAAACAACTGTCATCAGCAGCAGAGGTCAGCCATACACCAGGACCGTAATTGTCACTCAAACTGAGGCTCCAAGAACTGTCGTCTCAACAATCGTGGGTACCATAACTGAAATTCATACGATTGATCCCAGCACATACACAACAACCATCTCAGCAACTATTGCTACAAAGCATGTAGAAGTTACAACGACAGTATACCAACCACCTTACGACAGCTACCCGTCCTTCACTATTAGACCTATTGGTGATGTTGCTCCAATTCCAACCCATGTTGACGATGATGAAGCTGTTCTAACAATTGACGAAGGTGACAATGAAGTAAATAAGGCTGTCGCACCTGTGGTCGTGGACTCCGATTTtattgacaaagaatcgaagGCATGCGAACCAGAATGCAAGGTCACTAAGAATGAAATGTGCAAGGTGTATGACGGGGCACATAGATGTGTATGCAGACCAGGATTTGCCAGAACCTTCTTCGATCGGCCTTGCACTC CCACATACACTTACCAGATGAAAATGCTACTGGACAACATTCAAGGAAGGCAAATTTCATTCAAGCCATCATTGGAGGATGAGGAGagcaatgattttaaaatcctgTCAAATGACGCTAAGGATGGTGTTCGTCGTACAGCTATGCGCTCTGATTTGAGAGATATTTTCCAAGGAACCACAGTCACAGGTTTTGAGCCTGCTAATGTTGACAGTGAAGCTGACGGAGTGATGGTCAAGTTCTACGTTCAg CTCTCCGAAAATATCGACGAGGCAGAGCTCGAAGACAAATTTAAGCAGTCTTTGCGAAACACGAACTTCAGCTTGGGTGGAACAGAAATGTTCGCTGCAAGAGAAACTAGATTGGCCACGTCTGATTTCGACGAGTGCAGCAGCGACCAGTTTAACGACTGCTCCAAGGACGCCGAGTGCTTCAATTTCAAGGGCACCTACACTTGCAGCTGCAAGGAAGGATTTACTGATTTGTCTCCGAGCACTAAGTACCCTGGTCGCGAGTGCACGTCAGATTTGCTTGGATGCACCAAATGCAACTACCATGGCACATGTTTGCCTTCAAGACCTGGTGATAGCAGAGTGTATTGCGACTGCTTCCACTGGTACGCAGGAGACACATGTTTCATTAACCTAAAGG ttttgcTCATCGCTTTGTTGACTCTCGGCGCGGTGATGCTCCTCGTTTTGGTCATGTGCTCAGTGCTAACTTGCATGAGGAAAAAACAGCCGCAAGCTCCTGGTAACCAAAGAGCTTCTG GTTTCATGCGGTACAGAGGCAATGCTGGACAAATGAGAGGCACTCTTGATAAAACAGCTATGATTCAAGACACAAGCAGTGAGAGCAGCGTTGATGGGAATGCCATGCAATACGTGGCCAACTCAATg CGTCCTTCGGGATCAAGAGGTCCGAAGGGCGAGGCTGGCGTGCCGCCCAGCGAGGGCAGTTACGTGATGGAAAAAGACCGTTCGCTGACAGTGATGATTCCACGCGCCAAATACCGGCCCGTGCAGTCTACGTCGGTGCTGTCAACGTTCGCGCCTCCAGCGGCTGGCGCCAGCGAGCAAAAGCTCCTCAACTACCTCGAGGGTGGCTCGCAGGAGAAGAAGCAGCGCAAGGGCAGCGGCTCGACGGAGCGGTCACGCAAGCAGTCGGCCGGCGCTTTGGTGTCAGCCGGCTTCGAAGTGTCGGCGCACGTGAGCCGCCAGAACGACCAAATGACCCTAGTCAGCCAGCGCTCGGGTCGCACCACCCTGCGCACCGCCAACAG TGATATCGAGATGGTCGCACACCGTTCCGATCAGATGGCGGCAGTGGTTGCCGACTACAGGCGTACAACCGCCCCCACCCCACCCCCAATGCCCCCAGT GACTATGTCCGAGGCCCGCTCGTACGACGAAACGCTCGTTCAGCCGGCCATGCGCAGCAGACACGGCTGCAGTACCTACGGCTCAAAGCCTGGCTCGTCCAGACACGAC gagGGTCAAACAATGGCAGAAAGAGACATTGGTTCCACTTTCATGATGCCCCAGTCACACCTTTACAAACCCGCTAGG AGAGATGGAAGCGAAGCCTCCAACTTTGACTCACTATAA